A single region of the Neotabrizicola shimadae genome encodes:
- the ilvD gene encoding dihydroxy-acid dehydratase: MPAYRSRTTTHGRNMAGARGLWRATGMKDGDFGKPIIAIVNSFTQFVPGHVHLKDLGQLVAREVEAAGGVAKEFNTIAVDDGIAMGHDGMLYSLPSREIIADSVEYMVNAHCADAMVCISNCDKITPGMLMAAMRLNIPAVFVSGGPMEAGKVVVKGKEVALDLVDAMVSAADDKYSDEEVEAIEKAACPTCGSCSGMFTANSMNCLTEALGLSLPGNGSTLATHADRKRLFVEAGHLAVDLAKRYYEQDDASILPRNVASKKAFENAMALDIAMGGSTNTILHILAAAHEGGIDFTQDDIDQLSRRVPCLCKVAPAKSDVHMEDVHRAGGIMSILGQLDNAGLLHRDVPTVHSPTLGAALDHWDISRTNHENVRTFFRAAPGNVRSATAFSQEKRYAELDLDREKGVIRSVEHAFTKEGGLAVLKGNIAPDGCIVKTAGVDESIFVFSGPARVFESQDAAVSAILTNKIKEGDVVVIRYEGPKGGPGMQEMLYPTSYLKSKGLGKACALITDGRFSGGTSGLSIGHVSPEAAAGGTIGLVRDGDMVDIDIPRRTISVRVSETELAARRAEQDKLGWKPAKPRTRKVSQALRAYALFATSADTGAVRKLPGE, translated from the coding sequence ATGCCCGCCTACCGTTCCCGCACCACCACCCACGGCCGCAACATGGCGGGCGCACGGGGCCTCTGGCGCGCCACCGGGATGAAGGACGGCGATTTCGGCAAACCCATCATCGCCATCGTCAACTCCTTCACCCAGTTCGTCCCCGGCCACGTCCACCTCAAGGACCTGGGCCAGCTCGTCGCGCGCGAGGTCGAAGCCGCGGGCGGCGTGGCGAAGGAATTCAACACCATCGCGGTCGATGACGGCATCGCCATGGGCCACGACGGGATGCTCTACTCGCTTCCCTCGCGCGAGATCATCGCCGACTCGGTGGAATACATGGTCAACGCCCATTGCGCCGACGCCATGGTCTGCATCTCGAACTGCGACAAGATCACCCCCGGCATGCTCATGGCCGCCATGCGGCTGAACATCCCGGCGGTGTTCGTCAGCGGCGGGCCGATGGAGGCCGGCAAGGTCGTGGTGAAGGGCAAGGAGGTCGCCCTCGACCTGGTGGATGCCATGGTCTCGGCCGCCGACGACAAGTATTCCGACGAAGAGGTCGAGGCCATCGAAAAGGCCGCCTGCCCGACCTGCGGCTCCTGCTCGGGCATGTTCACCGCCAATTCCATGAACTGCCTGACCGAGGCGCTCGGCCTCTCGCTGCCCGGCAACGGCTCCACCCTTGCCACCCATGCCGACCGCAAGCGCCTGTTCGTCGAGGCCGGGCACCTGGCCGTGGATCTGGCCAAACGGTACTACGAGCAGGACGACGCCAGCATCCTGCCGCGGAACGTCGCCTCGAAGAAGGCGTTTGAAAATGCGATGGCGCTGGATATCGCCATGGGCGGATCGACCAACACCATCCTGCACATCCTGGCCGCCGCACATGAAGGCGGGATCGACTTCACCCAGGACGACATCGACCAGCTCAGCCGCCGCGTGCCCTGCCTGTGCAAGGTCGCACCCGCCAAGTCCGATGTGCACATGGAAGATGTCCACCGCGCTGGCGGCATCATGTCCATCCTGGGCCAGCTCGACAACGCGGGCCTCCTGCACCGCGACGTGCCCACCGTCCATTCGCCCACCCTCGGCGCCGCGCTGGACCACTGGGACATCAGCCGCACCAACCACGAGAACGTGCGCACCTTCTTCCGTGCCGCGCCCGGCAACGTGCGCAGCGCCACCGCCTTCAGCCAGGAAAAGCGCTATGCCGAACTGGATCTCGACCGCGAAAAGGGCGTGATCCGCTCGGTGGAGCACGCCTTCACCAAGGAAGGCGGTCTTGCCGTGCTGAAGGGCAACATCGCCCCCGACGGCTGCATCGTGAAGACGGCCGGGGTGGATGAGTCCATCTTCGTCTTCTCGGGTCCGGCGCGGGTTTTCGAAAGCCAGGATGCCGCCGTCTCGGCCATCCTGACCAACAAGATCAAGGAAGGCGACGTGGTGGTGATCCGCTACGAAGGCCCGAAGGGCGGGCCGGGGATGCAGGAAATGCTGTATCCGACCAGCTACCTGAAGTCGAAAGGCCTGGGCAAGGCTTGCGCGCTCATCACCGACGGTCGCTTCTCGGGCGGCACATCGGGCCTGTCCATCGGGCACGTCTCGCCCGAGGCGGCCGCGGGTGGCACCATCGGCCTCGTCCGCGACGGCGACATGGTGGATATCGACATCCCCCGCCGCACCATCTCGGTCCGCGTTTCGGAAACCGAACTCGCCGCCCGCCGCGCCGAACAGGACAAACTGGGCTGGAAGCCCGCCAAACCCCGCACCCGCAAGGTCAGCCAGGCGCTGCGCGCCTATGCGCTCTTCGCCACTTCGGCCGACACCGGCGCCGTGCGCAAGCTTCCGGGCGAATGA
- a CDS encoding antibiotic biosynthesis monooxygenase, whose translation MTAMNVVHMRVKPGKEGEFIKIHEDFRSADMPGSRNFWVVRTGERSFTIVGEWDSLDAMAAARAVMIGNLDRLRPILEDLGGGRGVTEPWSGEVAVSARA comes from the coding sequence ATGACGGCCATGAACGTGGTGCACATGCGAGTGAAGCCGGGCAAGGAAGGCGAGTTCATCAAGATCCACGAGGATTTCCGCAGCGCGGACATGCCGGGCAGCCGGAATTTCTGGGTGGTGCGGACCGGCGAGCGGTCTTTCACAATCGTCGGTGAATGGGACAGCCTGGATGCGATGGCGGCCGCCCGCGCCGTGATGATCGGCAACCTCGACCGTCTGCGACCCATCCTCGAAGACCTCGGCGGCGGTCGCGGCGTGACCGAACCCTGGTCGGGCGAAGTCGCGGTCAGCGCCCGGGCCTGA
- a CDS encoding CTP synthase — protein MARYIFITGGVVSSLGKGLASAALGALLQARGYTVRLRKLDPYLNVDPGTMSPFEHGEVFVTDDGAETDLDLGHYERFTGVSARQSDSISSGRIYSNVLEKERRGDYLGKTIQVIPHVTNEIKDFLKVGDNETDFMLCEIGGTVGDIEGLPFFEAIRQFIHERPRGQCILMHLTLLPYLAASGELKTKPTQHSVKELQSIGLAPDVLVCRSEHPIPDREREKIALFCNVRKEAVIPAYDLRTIYEAPLAYHRAGLDQAVLDAFGIQPAPKPNLARWEDVMDRLTNAEGEVRVAIVGKYTQLEDAYKSIAEALTHGGMANRTRVKAEWIDAEIFEREDPAPWLENFHGILVPGGFGERGTEGKIKAAQFAREKKIPYLGICLGMQMAVIEAARNLVGLKNAGSEEFDHEKGEKRFTPVVYHLKEWVQGNHTVTRKADDAKGGTMRLGSYTAMLKEGSKVAQVYHATTIEERHRHRYEVDIQYRNQLESCGLMFSGMSPDGRLPEIVEVKDHPWFIGVQFHPELKSKPFAPHPLFADFIRAAKEAERLV, from the coding sequence ATGGCGCGCTATATCTTCATTACCGGCGGCGTTGTGTCCTCGCTTGGCAAGGGCCTTGCATCGGCTGCGCTTGGGGCGCTGTTGCAGGCGCGGGGCTATACGGTGCGGTTGCGCAAGCTGGACCCCTATCTGAACGTCGACCCCGGCACGATGTCGCCCTTCGAGCACGGCGAGGTCTTCGTGACAGACGACGGCGCCGAGACCGACCTGGACCTGGGCCACTACGAGCGCTTCACCGGCGTGTCGGCGCGGCAGTCGGATTCCATCTCGTCAGGCCGCATCTATTCCAACGTGCTGGAGAAGGAACGGCGGGGCGACTATCTGGGCAAGACCATCCAGGTGATCCCGCACGTCACCAACGAGATCAAGGATTTCCTGAAGGTCGGCGACAACGAGACCGATTTCATGCTGTGCGAGATCGGCGGAACGGTGGGCGACATCGAGGGGCTGCCCTTCTTTGAAGCCATCCGTCAGTTCATCCACGAACGGCCGCGCGGGCAGTGCATCCTGATGCATCTGACGCTGCTGCCCTATCTGGCAGCCAGCGGCGAGCTGAAGACCAAGCCGACGCAGCATTCGGTGAAGGAGTTGCAGTCCATTGGCCTCGCGCCTGATGTGCTGGTCTGCCGGTCGGAGCACCCGATCCCCGACCGCGAGCGCGAGAAGATCGCGCTCTTCTGCAACGTGCGGAAGGAAGCGGTGATCCCGGCCTATGACCTGCGCACCATCTACGAGGCGCCGCTGGCCTATCACCGGGCGGGGTTGGACCAGGCGGTGCTGGACGCCTTCGGCATTCAGCCGGCACCGAAGCCCAACCTCGCCCGGTGGGAAGATGTGATGGACCGGCTGACCAATGCCGAGGGCGAGGTGCGGGTAGCCATCGTGGGCAAGTACACCCAGCTGGAGGACGCCTACAAATCCATTGCCGAGGCGCTGACCCATGGCGGCATGGCGAACCGGACCCGCGTGAAGGCGGAGTGGATCGACGCCGAGATCTTCGAGCGGGAGGATCCGGCGCCGTGGCTGGAAAACTTCCACGGCATCCTGGTGCCCGGCGGCTTTGGCGAGCGGGGGACCGAGGGGAAGATCAAGGCGGCGCAGTTCGCCCGCGAGAAGAAGATCCCCTACCTGGGTATCTGCCTTGGGATGCAGATGGCGGTGATCGAGGCGGCGCGGAACCTGGTGGGGCTGAAGAACGCGGGGTCCGAGGAGTTTGACCACGAGAAGGGCGAGAAAAGGTTCACGCCGGTGGTCTATCACCTGAAGGAATGGGTGCAGGGCAATCATACCGTGACCCGCAAGGCCGACGATGCCAAGGGGGGCACGATGCGGCTGGGGTCCTATACCGCGATGCTGAAGGAAGGGTCGAAGGTGGCCCAGGTCTATCATGCGACCACCATCGAGGAGCGGCACCGGCACCGGTACGAGGTGGACATCCAGTACCGCAACCAGCTGGAGAGCTGCGGGCTGATGTTTTCGGGGATGTCGCCGGATGGGCGGCTGCCGGAGATCGTGGAGGTCAAGGACCATCCCTGGTTCATCGGGGTCCAGTTCCACCCGGAGCTGAAGTCCAAGCCCTTCGCCCCGCATCCCCTGTTCGCCGACTTCATCCGGGCGGCCAAGGAGGCCGAGCGGCTAGTGTAG
- a CDS encoding DUF2842 domain-containing protein: protein MALGYKTRKRLAILILLVGMPLYVVAAVTLVGLFDRPPLWLEFLIYVALGIVWILPLRTIFRGVAQADPDEKKAEGQDPSA, encoded by the coding sequence ATGGCGCTTGGCTACAAGACCCGCAAGCGGCTGGCGATCCTGATCCTTCTGGTCGGGATGCCCCTCTATGTCGTGGCGGCGGTCACGCTGGTCGGCCTGTTCGACCGGCCGCCGCTCTGGCTGGAATTCCTGATCTATGTCGCGCTTGGCATCGTCTGGATCCTGCCGCTGCGAACGATCTTCCGAGGCGTCGCGCAGGCCGATCCGGATGAGAAAAAGGCGGAAGGGCAGGACCCTTCCGCCTGA
- a CDS encoding DUF6524 family protein codes for MGIFMRWLAAFLLLAATVNPTGANYVAWAGTHWHDQLPLTVLMGLLLLVGYAIAISATLNSIGSFGMVVIAAIFGCTVWVLEDWGMLSLSNGDVRMWLGIAALSVVFAAGLSWGLIKQRLTGQATVDDIDD; via the coding sequence ATGGGCATCTTCATGCGCTGGCTGGCGGCCTTCCTGCTGCTGGCCGCCACCGTAAACCCGACCGGCGCAAACTATGTCGCCTGGGCAGGGACGCATTGGCACGACCAGTTGCCCCTGACGGTGCTGATGGGGCTGCTTCTGCTGGTGGGCTATGCCATTGCGATCAGTGCGACGCTCAACTCGATCGGCAGCTTTGGCATGGTGGTGATCGCCGCCATCTTCGGTTGCACGGTCTGGGTGCTGGAGGATTGGGGGATGCTGTCGCTTTCGAACGGCGATGTACGCATGTGGCTGGGCATCGCGGCGCTTTCGGTGGTCTTTGCGGCCGGCCTGTCCTGGGGGCTGATCAAGCAACGGCTGACCGGCCAGGCGACGGTGGACGACATCGACGACTGA
- a CDS encoding thiamine diphosphokinase, producing the protein MRPIVESLNGVTLIGGGPVGRRELMQALRRAPDVVAVDGGADAALAAGLNPLAVIGDFDSISDAARAAIDPARLHPIPEQATTDFDKALRSVTAPFVLGVGFQGARLDHGLAALNTMLRRPDRTCLLLGPADVIFHAPPRLRLTLAPGDRLSLFPMRSVTGQSRGLHWPIDGLDFAPDGMIGTSNRVCESAVELMFDGPGMIVILPRARLDSALRALVPGWRAPRAARVG; encoded by the coding sequence TTGAGACCGATTGTCGAATCCCTGAATGGCGTGACCCTCATCGGCGGCGGCCCTGTCGGGCGGCGAGAATTGATGCAGGCGCTGCGCCGTGCACCGGATGTCGTGGCGGTGGACGGCGGCGCCGACGCTGCCTTGGCCGCAGGGCTCAACCCATTGGCTGTCATAGGAGATTTCGACTCGATCTCGGATGCCGCCCGCGCCGCCATAGACCCGGCCCGCCTGCATCCGATCCCCGAACAGGCCACGACCGATTTCGACAAGGCGCTGCGGTCGGTCACGGCTCCCTTCGTTCTGGGGGTCGGTTTTCAGGGCGCCCGACTCGATCATGGCCTGGCCGCCCTGAACACAATGCTGCGCCGGCCAGATCGGACCTGCCTGCTTCTGGGGCCGGCCGATGTGATCTTCCACGCTCCGCCCCGGCTTCGGTTGACCCTCGCCCCCGGCGACCGCCTCTCGCTCTTTCCCATGCGGTCCGTCACCGGTCAAAGCCGTGGGCTGCATTGGCCGATCGACGGTCTGGACTTCGCGCCGGACGGCATGATCGGCACCTCGAACCGGGTCTGCGAATCCGCGGTCGAATTGATGTTCGACGGGCCGGGCATGATCGTGATCCTGCCGCGCGCCCGTCTGGATTCCGCGCTCAGGGCGCTGGTGCCGGGGTGGCGCGCGCCGCGCGCTGCTCGCGTTGGATGA
- a CDS encoding DUF1254 domain-containing protein, protein MIMAFSGPCGRLVGAALLCIGLTLPVAAQQVVTPDTFIRAETDRMFSDIAGLAGGVNKFLHFRGPTPLDMQTVIRMNRDTLYSGAVIDTSQGATITFPEIPDGRYASILIIDNDHYTPKTIYEPGTHEIPADTPFMFAAVRIHLLNPNDPEEVALVNALQDQFVITAKAATPLPAFDWDTASLDALRAQYEAEAASLVNFNGMMGPRGQVNEETRHLAAASAWGLFPEWDASYLNEFPGLGTDRCFTATYAVPENGAFWSITMYGATGFIEYENSVLNSANTVLNADGGFTAFFGSTELCGDVPNRLDTPEGWNFMMRIYKPGPSVLDGSYRLPEIVPAG, encoded by the coding sequence ATGATCATGGCGTTTTCCGGCCCTTGCGGGCGTCTTGTCGGGGCCGCGCTGCTTTGCATCGGGCTGACACTTCCGGTTGCGGCCCAGCAGGTCGTGACTCCCGACACTTTCATTCGGGCCGAGACCGACCGGATGTTCAGCGACATCGCCGGTCTGGCAGGCGGTGTGAACAAGTTCCTGCATTTCCGTGGCCCGACGCCGCTGGACATGCAGACCGTGATCCGCATGAACCGCGACACGCTGTATTCGGGTGCGGTGATCGACACCTCGCAGGGGGCGACGATCACATTCCCCGAGATCCCGGATGGGCGCTATGCCTCGATCCTGATCATCGACAACGACCACTATACACCAAAGACGATCTACGAGCCCGGAACCCATGAGATTCCGGCGGACACGCCCTTCATGTTCGCCGCGGTGCGCATCCACTTGCTGAACCCGAACGACCCCGAGGAAGTGGCGCTGGTCAACGCGTTGCAGGACCAGTTCGTGATTACGGCAAAGGCTGCCACGCCCCTGCCGGCCTTTGACTGGGATACGGCAAGCCTGGATGCCCTGCGCGCACAATACGAGGCCGAGGCGGCATCGCTGGTGAACTTCAACGGCATGATGGGGCCGCGCGGACAGGTGAACGAAGAGACCCGGCATCTGGCGGCGGCTTCTGCCTGGGGTTTGTTCCCGGAATGGGATGCGAGCTATCTGAACGAATTCCCTGGCCTTGGCACCGACCGCTGCTTCACCGCGACCTATGCCGTGCCCGAGAACGGCGCCTTCTGGTCGATCACCATGTACGGCGCCACCGGCTTCATCGAATACGAAAACAGCGTCCTGAACAGCGCCAACACAGTGCTGAACGCGGATGGAGGCTTCACCGCCTTTTTCGGATCCACGGAGTTGTGCGGCGACGTGCCCAACCGGCTGGACACGCCCGAAGGCTGGAACTTCATGATGCGCATCTACAAGCCGGGGCCGTCGGTGCTGGACGGCAGCTATCGCTTGCCAGAGATCGTGCCGGCGGGCTGA
- a CDS encoding DMT family transporter, whose protein sequence is MTSPSMPLRRPGDTTMRGLLLMVAFCITAPLLDVSSKLATDAIPVGQIVAARFVFQGLCMLPVMLAMRLDWRCSRRDLGFLLFRAFCLMLSTYCFVAAVAFMPIADAIAIVFVMPFMLMFLGWFIFGNPVGPRRIAASAVGFLGALLVIQPSLASYGLVALFPLGCALSFSFYEIATQAMSNRVHPVTNQFLTSLAGVVLCLPVLWAFNGTGVESLDPVAPDALNWLWLFGVGFWAAVSHLCMTIAMKYAPAATLAPLHYLELPMAVFLGYAVFGDFPNLLTWAGIVIIVGSGLYVIQREQRAARATPAPAP, encoded by the coding sequence ATGACCTCCCCTTCGATGCCCCTGCGCCGCCCCGGCGACACGACCATGCGCGGCCTGCTGCTGATGGTCGCCTTCTGCATCACCGCGCCGCTTCTGGACGTGTCGTCGAAGCTGGCCACTGATGCCATCCCGGTCGGCCAGATCGTTGCCGCGCGCTTCGTGTTCCAGGGCCTGTGCATGTTGCCGGTGATGCTGGCGATGCGGCTGGACTGGCGCTGTTCGCGGCGCGACCTTGGGTTCCTGCTGTTCCGGGCGTTCTGCCTGATGCTGTCGACCTATTGCTTTGTCGCTGCGGTGGCCTTCATGCCGATTGCCGATGCCATCGCCATCGTCTTCGTCATGCCCTTCATGCTGATGTTCCTGGGCTGGTTCATCTTCGGCAATCCGGTCGGCCCGCGCCGCATCGCCGCCTCGGCGGTGGGGTTCCTGGGAGCGTTGCTGGTGATCCAGCCGTCGCTGGCCAGCTATGGCCTGGTCGCGCTGTTCCCGCTTGGCTGCGCCTTGTCGTTCAGCTTCTACGAGATCGCGACGCAGGCGATGTCGAACCGGGTGCATCCGGTGACGAACCAGTTCCTGACCTCTTTGGCCGGGGTGGTGCTGTGCCTGCCGGTGCTGTGGGCCTTCAACGGCACGGGCGTGGAAAGCCTGGACCCGGTGGCACCCGATGCGCTGAACTGGCTGTGGCTGTTCGGCGTGGGCTTCTGGGCGGCGGTCAGCCACCTGTGCATGACCATCGCGATGAAATACGCCCCCGCCGCGACGCTGGCCCCGCTGCACTACCTGGAACTGCCGATGGCGGTGTTCCTGGGCTATGCGGTCTTCGGCGATTTCCCGAACCTGCTGACCTGGGCGGGCATCGTCATCATCGTGGGATCGGGGCTCTACGTCATCCAACGCGAGCAGCGCGCGGCGCGCGCCACCCCGGCACCAGCGCCCTGA
- the secG gene encoding preprotein translocase subunit SecG, translated as MENVVLAIHLIVALLLVGVVLLQRSEGGGLGMGSAGGTMTGRGVATALQKVTWALAVTFIATSITLTILAAKGSSTASVIDQFGGTAPATPVEAPSTDSPLGTDLLPPASTDAPAAPPAAEAPAAPPAAPAPAGN; from the coding sequence ATGGAAAACGTCGTCCTCGCCATCCACCTTATCGTCGCGCTCCTGCTTGTGGGCGTGGTGCTTCTGCAGCGCTCCGAAGGTGGCGGCCTGGGGATGGGTTCTGCCGGTGGCACGATGACGGGCCGCGGTGTGGCCACGGCCCTGCAAAAGGTGACCTGGGCGCTGGCCGTGACCTTCATCGCCACCTCGATCACGCTGACCATCCTGGCCGCCAAGGGGTCGAGCACCGCCTCGGTCATCGACCAGTTCGGCGGCACCGCACCGGCCACCCCGGTCGAGGCGCCGTCCACCGACAGCCCGCTTGGCACCGACCTGCTGCCTCCAGCCTCGACCGACGCGCCCGCCGCGCCGCCCGCGGCCGAAGCCCCGGCGGCCCCGCCTGCCGCGCCGGCGCCGGCCGGCAACTGA
- a CDS encoding adenylosuccinate synthase, protein MANVVVVGAQWGDEGKGKLVDWLSERADVIARFQGGHNAGHTLVIDGTVYKLSLLPSGIVRGGKLSIIGNGVVLDPWALLAEIEKLTGQGVEIGPHNLMIAENTPLILPVHGELDRARESQNSVAKIGTTGRGIGPAYEDKVGRRTVRVADLADEATLDLRIGRLLTHHNALRAGLGLEPVDAVALKAALMEVAPKILPYAGPVWKVMTEARRAGKRILFEGAQGSLLDVDFGTYPYVTSSNTLAGMAATGTGLGPTAVDFVLGIVKAYTTRVGEGPFPTELFDADGDRLGERGHEFGTVTGRKRRCGWFDAVLVRQTCATSGVSGIALTKLDVLDGFKTLKICTGYELDGQMLDYLPTAANLQARVKPIYEEMEGWSESTAGARSWAQLPGAAIKYVRRIEELIQCPVALLSTSPERDDTILVTDPFAD, encoded by the coding sequence ATGGCCAATGTCGTCGTCGTGGGCGCCCAATGGGGCGACGAGGGGAAGGGCAAGCTTGTTGACTGGCTTTCCGAACGCGCCGACGTGATCGCGCGCTTTCAGGGCGGTCACAATGCGGGCCACACGCTCGTCATCGACGGCACGGTCTACAAGCTGTCGCTCCTGCCCTCGGGCATCGTGCGCGGCGGCAAGCTCAGCATCATCGGCAACGGCGTGGTGCTGGACCCCTGGGCGCTTCTGGCGGAAATCGAAAAGCTGACCGGGCAGGGGGTCGAGATCGGGCCGCACAACCTTATGATCGCCGAGAACACCCCGCTGATCCTTCCCGTGCATGGCGAGCTGGACCGCGCGCGCGAAAGCCAGAACTCGGTCGCCAAGATCGGCACCACGGGGCGCGGCATCGGCCCGGCCTATGAAGACAAGGTCGGCCGCCGCACCGTGCGCGTGGCGGACCTGGCCGACGAGGCGACGCTTGATCTTCGCATCGGTCGCCTGCTGACCCACCACAACGCGCTGCGCGCCGGCCTTGGGCTGGAGCCGGTGGACGCGGTGGCGCTGAAGGCCGCCCTGATGGAGGTGGCTCCGAAGATCCTGCCCTACGCCGGCCCGGTCTGGAAGGTGATGACCGAGGCCCGCCGCGCCGGGAAGCGCATCCTGTTCGAAGGCGCGCAAGGCTCGCTTCTGGACGTGGATTTCGGCACCTATCCCTATGTGACCAGCTCGAACACGCTGGCCGGCATGGCCGCCACCGGCACCGGGCTTGGCCCGACTGCGGTTGATTTCGTCCTGGGCATCGTGAAGGCCTATACCACCCGTGTCGGGGAAGGCCCCTTCCCGACCGAGCTGTTCGATGCCGATGGCGATCGCCTGGGCGAGCGCGGCCATGAGTTCGGCACCGTCACCGGGCGCAAGCGCCGCTGCGGCTGGTTCGATGCCGTGCTGGTGCGCCAGACCTGCGCCACCTCGGGCGTGTCGGGCATCGCGCTGACGAAGCTGGACGTGCTGGACGGGTTCAAGACGCTGAAGATCTGCACCGGCTACGAGCTTGACGGTCAGATGCTGGACTACCTGCCCACCGCCGCCAACCTCCAGGCCCGCGTGAAGCCGATCTATGAGGAAATGGAAGGCTGGTCCGAATCTACCGCTGGTGCCCGGTCCTGGGCGCAGTTGCCCGGTGCGGCGATCAAGTACGTCCGCCGCATCGAGGAACTGATCCAGTGCCCCGTCGCGCTGCTGTCCACCTCGCCGGAGCGCGACGACACGATCCTTGTCACCGACCCCTTCGCCGACTGA
- a CDS encoding ArsB/NhaD family transporter — protein sequence MDTTLLIFALVYLALALGHLPGFRVDRTGAVVAGALAMIAMGRIGDQAAWAAIDYRTIGLLFGLMVVSGAFVVSGFYAWVAARIASMPVSPPVLLAILVVTGGVLSALLTNDVVVVAMTPLLVAITLSRGLNPTPFLLGFCFACNTGSAATLIGSPQNMVAASALHLDFTGYLKVALVPALVSLPIVWAIVAYLYRHRWTWAGQGPASAGPEPSPMPLDVVETVKAALVTLAVMLAFVLTDWPHDMVALGAAAVMLVNRTVASKDVLKAVDGNLLLLLMGLFVVNAAFAATGLPQKAITGLSGMGIDLTQAPVLYGVVSVLSNIVGNNPAVMLLAPFVAQAPDAQALGAAFALGTGFSSNLIVFGSLAGIIVVEQAAARGVTITTGEFCRAGVPVALACLAMGLVWILLIS from the coding sequence ATGGACACCACCCTTCTGATCTTCGCCCTTGTCTACCTTGCCCTGGCTCTCGGCCACCTGCCGGGGTTCCGGGTCGACCGGACCGGCGCGGTGGTGGCGGGCGCGCTCGCCATGATCGCGATGGGCCGTATCGGCGATCAGGCGGCCTGGGCCGCCATCGACTACCGCACCATCGGCCTGCTCTTCGGCCTTATGGTGGTCTCGGGCGCCTTCGTCGTCTCGGGCTTCTATGCCTGGGTCGCGGCGCGCATCGCCTCGATGCCGGTCTCGCCGCCTGTGCTGCTCGCCATCCTGGTCGTCACCGGCGGCGTGCTGTCGGCGCTCCTGACCAATGATGTCGTCGTGGTCGCCATGACTCCGCTTCTTGTCGCCATCACCCTGTCACGGGGCCTGAACCCCACGCCCTTCCTGCTTGGCTTTTGCTTTGCCTGCAACACCGGCTCGGCCGCCACGCTGATCGGCTCGCCGCAGAACATGGTGGCGGCCTCGGCGCTGCATCTCGACTTCACCGGCTATCTCAAGGTGGCCCTTGTGCCCGCGCTTGTGTCCCTGCCCATCGTCTGGGCCATCGTGGCCTATCTCTACCGGCACCGCTGGACATGGGCGGGACAGGGGCCCGCCAGTGCCGGGCCAGAGCCCAGCCCTATGCCGCTTGATGTGGTTGAAACGGTGAAGGCCGCGCTGGTGACGCTGGCGGTGATGCTGGCCTTCGTCCTGACCGACTGGCCGCATGACATGGTGGCGCTCGGCGCGGCGGCGGTGATGCTGGTCAACCGCACCGTGGCCTCGAAGGATGTGCTGAAGGCCGTGGACGGCAACCTGCTCCTGCTACTCATGGGGCTGTTCGTGGTGAACGCCGCCTTCGCCGCCACCGGCCTGCCGCAGAAGGCGATCACCGGGCTGTCGGGCATGGGCATCGACCTCACGCAGGCGCCGGTGCTCTATGGCGTGGTCTCGGTCCTGTCGAACATCGTGGGCAACAACCCGGCCGTCATGCTGCTCGCGCCCTTCGTGGCCCAGGCGCCCGATGCCCAGGCGCTTGGCGCGGCCTTTGCGCTCGGCACCGGGTTTTCCAGCAATCTCATCGTGTTCGGCAGTCTTGCGGGCATCATCGTCGTGGAACAGGCCGCCGCGCGAGGCGTCACCATCACCACCGGCGAGTTCTGCCGCGCCGGCGTGCCGGTGGCGCTCGCCTGCCTCGCCATGGGCCTCGTCTGGATCCTGCTCATCAGTTAG